The genomic stretch GATATAAGAATAGTTGTTTAACATTCCAATTAAACAATGGAGTCAGATTTATGTTTATGTAAAGAAATTATAGATTATTTTCACATTATAAATAACTTACATAAGATGACTATATAAAAACAGGATGATTAGCAATTTTACacaaaatgtttaatataaagCTTGTAATTGCATAAGCATATTGCTTATATCGTATTAGTTCTTAGAAAAATATCAAAATCTCAGAATTTTAAAAAACTATACGAGCAAACAATTTTTACGATATTTTGATATTTGTCtagtatttcaatttttatgaaCATTTGAACAGTTAAAATGATTTTGAAAGTAGAACAATTGATACGCATACATGCTATTATATTAccaatttaaattcaaatgtaaAATTACATTCTCACAATACAAATCATAGAAGTGAATTAATATAATTTGTGATTTATAAAATAGAAAAGGATATCAGTTTGTAAATCAAAAGTTAAATATCCGAGATCATTCTTTTCCCTTGATGCACTATAATCAGGCACGTTTTTTCTGCaaaattaaaacataaataGTTATTCGACATATTGTTAACGATATATGCAATAGTTGTTGCTCTTGATAGTTTAATTAGAAAAACAAGTATCGTTAATAGAAAAGTCTCGTAAAAAGATCGTATAATTAGTAAAAGAAATATCAAATATGGGAAGCTGATAGGAGGctataattgaaaatattaaattaaaactttatttttcgacgtatttatatttataacattTGCGAAAATAATGTAATCATACTTACACAACTACTTTTACGGTATTTAATGTTGCATAGGCTCTATAATCGATAAATACAGTCGAGAGAAAACAACAAAACGTTACACACCCCAGAATACTCAATGCATAAGCTGAGATAGCATTAGCACGCGTAAAAAAAGTATGCATTATTGCGTTTTAATACTATCGATTAGAGTGTGAAAAACTTttatttcgaaaatcaatcgTTCGATGCGTACATTAGAAAACTCTAACCAAAATCATCATCACGTTGCTCTAATTTCCAACGTCAGCAACTCGACACGACAGATGACCGGTTCGGTGTTCAAAAATATGTCGATCGTACGATCGCGTTCGTAAATAAATCAAATTTAGTTGCAACTGCTTGTAACGATTATTTCAACGCATCGAACAGAATATCGCAAACACGAAACAAAACTTTCACTGAAATTTTTATTGTGGCTAAAAAATTCgataaccttcaaatactaccTATGAACCGCGACACTTTATTATTCTTGCACCGCGCACTTATGTAAGAGCGtacatgtacatatgtatatgcgcAGTAATCCCTAAAACCCTACCGACAATAATGTATAGAAAAACGTCAGAACCTATCTTTGTCTTTGGTAAAATCACAGTGAAGATACAGTAATACCTCAAGTTTCGTAAGACTCTCCTCGGGCCGCGGCGCGCTCCATTAGCGAGAATAGGAGTAGAAATTGCTTTGCTCTGATTAGCTGATATTTCAACGCTACACTGCGGATTGGATGCGCAGTAAAATGGCGGGGATGTTCGCAAAAGCTAACGGAGGTAGAAAAATCGTGGAAAATCTAAGGTATTACTGTTGAATTCTCTATGACGTCATCGAGTCAGCAGCATTTTGCAGTATGCAGTCAATAGGAAAATGTGTCTACTCCTATGTACTACTTGATAACGTCTCACTAGAACTCTGGAGAATGCGACGTTAACGAGGGAAGAACGTAATTAGAAACCCATGCGTATTGAATATTAAGTTTTGAAAAAGGGCCAAGTTCCGCTATTAAAAATTACTTTATACTTTTGATATTACAtcataatttttaataacgATAGAGATCTTGAGTttcgatataaaataaaatgaaattaataaaaataattaaataattaataaaagaaaCACAGCTATCCTTTCGGCAAACGCGTAtcgtaaaattatttttttactcaaattataatatatttgttaTAAAGTAGATGCTTATTAGACGTTaaaatgtttattaataatagatTTCTCATTATTTTTTTTGTGCTACTAAGatattgcgaaataaatgtgtgcgaacgattttatttcataacaataataattatagagaatagtatatatttattatttactttatattttactaaaatttcGGATTTTTATTTAtggatttttttataataatttatcgaatacaaTTCAAAGATTATAATTGGTCTGTATGTAATTAGTCGTAATGATCACTTTCGTATATTTAAAGGTGATCCGTGATCAGTGTGATCACAATTGGTGAACAGGTTAGGTTAGATATGCGAATACGTTTACGGTCAATTGCAGTATGAGTTTGCCTACGCAAGAGATTGTTTGCAATACAAGTTTTTTCATACCGGCACCGACGAAACCTTCGTATCGCATTGGCAAGCTTGCCGATTGTAACGTTTATTATGCAAGCTTTAATTTCTTACGTTTTAGTGTATAATAGTTTTAAGCGATAGTCGATTGTAAAACGACCTTTGTGAAGGCTCAGTGTGCATGCGCTACGTGCACTCATTCGAGAAAGTGGTGATACTTTACCTGAGGCATATGACGGACGTTACAAATTTCGTTTgtaatttaaatgaaatttggCAGCAAGAACTAGCCAGATGAAGGTAATTTAAGTAGTTACGTATCAACCATTTTGTATTTGCAAGTTTTTCAATATCAAGCTTCGTAGAGGTTAAAACTCGCCAGCATTAAGACGATACTAATTGCTTTCATGGTGCTTTGTTTATGATTATTATAAGTAgtgtttatattaatttatattgttttatatttaacACGACTGCTCGTTGACAATCCCATCGCATTTTAATGAGATATATTGTCTATATTTTTATGATCGTCGActttgtaaaaatatatttaaatgggCGGTGCTTCAATATATAAAATAGGGAAGACCAAGAAAAGACACCTGTTAACTGtcaataaaattttcttcttcgatATTGCTGCTTCATATCGATCAATGTAATTATTTgcaaaacaatttttaacattttataagTGTATCTTTCACGagcaatttttataaattagcCAATTTTAATTGTAATGAATATTTGTTCAAAAATGGATTATGTAATTTTCTATAATATAGTTAATGtttgataaatattaatttaaatacatGATAAAATCTCagcataatttttaaataagttTGTCTATATATTGTAATGTACTCTCTGTAGTTTGCTGGAACAgctttaaattttttaaattaaatgaaaaggAATTAAATTATTTCCTATTTTAtcaaatatttaaaacaaaCTTTATTATCATAGGGAaacaacattttttaaattttttttcaagagattatatatatttttaaaataaggacagttaatttgtttatacaatatatatgaaatttcattgcaaattattatttatttatttatttaataaaaatgtagtaatattattctttaaaatTATATGTGATTATTAAAGTGGCTTCGATATCATTAATCAATAAAGACCAGTCTGCACTTTGTTTGTATTATTGTGTTAAATATTAACTTTTTTAGTAAAATTGCTTTATGCCAACTTACTTAAATCTATAAATGAAgaatactaattatatatatatatatatatatatatatatatattcatttattaaaataaaactgAAAACTACATTGTATCGTTTAAAAAGCACGTTATGTTATTAAAccatttttcattttaaaatgaaataacCGACATTATTACTAAGCTTGGTTAGTGCATAAAAatcaataataaaaaatatatattatatataatatatataatattaatgtatcatattaatttatattgaaatgaaatataatttttattaaatattatatatatataaatgaaatgtatcaaaCACCAGAGTAATATTATGTAAATTAAGAAAAGTGATATTTTAACGTCAGAATATATCATTACATTATTtatgtattaaatataaatgttaaaaGATTTAATGAATATATTATTGGTATTATATTAGGATCATTGCATCAAACTCATTCGTTATAGGTAGAATTATTGTGAAAGAATATTGCAATAAATGCGTattgccttcaatatcgcattgtaAGATACGAGATACGAAAAATACATCTTCTTCTAAATCATTCATATTCAATGATTTTAGTAacaacaaaatataaatttaaaaattagacACTTGTTTGTTAACATATTTTAGATAATGTCAGATGATGATGCTGCATTGGATTCGATGGATACAGAAGAAGATATTTTTATTCCTAGAAGCAGAAATCTCGGCTCTAACGCCAGAAGGGTGAAAAGTTTACGTACTTTGCGATCACATTCAAATACAAATTCTCATATATCTATGAACAATTTAAGCGTTCGCCGCAGTACACGTAACAGAATGCAAACGTATGATAATCTTAATACTAGTTGGATTTTAGGTAAAAAAGTCTTAAAATCAATATCGAACAAataaatttcatgatttttatgTATCCGTAATATCTGTATCTAATGATATTTCAGGGACACAGACATTGAAAGGTTACCCCATGTTTCAACAACATGGTTCTTCATCTGATAAAGAAATGGTGGATGAAGTTCCTGAAAGAAAACGTGATCTTAGAGAGCGTATGCCTCTTAGGTCGCGGGAGAATCATCCTCCCAATAAGAACTCATCGAGGCACATGAGGGAGAGAGGAGaacacgatcgacagaacagtaGGGAACGTAGAAGCAGGGTGGATCGTGAACTTAGGGAAAAAACAGAACAAGAAAAAGATGTTAGAGATCTAAAAGATAGACAAGAAAGAGACAGAACAGAAAGAGAACATAAAGATAAAATGGGAACCAGAAGTAAACCAAATGAGGAAAAAGATGTGAGGTAAACATTTGTTAATATAATGCATAAATTTTAAGTAAACTGAGGATAcaagtttattttatttccatGGATATATTTGATTTCTTTAAAATATGTACATATCTAAAAGTACATCAAATTAGACATTATATCGATACGATTACttaacaattatatttatacGTTCAAACAATTTCTTCACAGAACAAGAAAATCTGATAGTCCTTGTAGACTCAGAGAAGGTCCCGTGACAAGACTAGGAGGAAATTTAATTGAAAAAGATGTAAAGCCTAAAGTAGAGCAAGATGAAGGTGACGAAGACAGTTCTCAAGAAAGCGAGAAGGCAGAAAATAATGATAATTCTGAAAACGAAGATGTAACatgattttttataattttatgaacATGCATTAGCTTTTATAAATAActttcattttcaaataaacattattaattttatttgtatgaaagtatttgaaagtatttatacaatattgtttttttttaatgcttGCAGGGTTATGAAGATATGTACACACGTATTAAACGAACTAGAAGAACAACACAACAACAATTACCAAGGGGTAAGAAGCTTACAGGTTCGACATTTACGTTTGATTTACGCATGCCttctaaactttttataaatgttACAAagtctataaatattattaatctgTTATTTTTTGCAGTGGTAGATAGTGATTTAAGTGAATCTTCGGATTCACCTGGCCCTAGAAAATATAGTTTACGTCAAAAAAAGCCGACTGtagatagatttcaagctaatgtAGAACCGGTTCGACGATCTATAAAAGCACTAAGAAGTGTTCTTAGTAATTCCATGAGAAGACGTAAACATAGGAGTAAAAGTACAAGCTCTAGTGATTCCAGTGATTCAGAACCTCAGCgttatgataaaaaaaaaagcaaGAAAGCAAGGTGAGGTATGATGTACATAGGCATAGTTCTCGAAATATCTATAAATAATTCCATTGAATTTAGTATGCAATGGAATAAGCgataatattattgtacattgaattttctattttattaatttcataatAGGCAATCGGCAATACCTCAAGGTGGACCACCAGATCGCAAAGCAGATATAAACCCAATAACTTTAGATACTAATATTAGGTTTAACGATGTTGGAGGTTTAGAATCACACATTCACTGCCTTAAAGAAATGGTTGTTTTTCCTATGATGTATCCAGACGTATTTGAACGTTATCACATTACTCCGCCAAAGGGAGTACTATTTCATGGTCCACCAGGTATTATTATTGGATGTTTATGTAATCATGCGAGTAAATATTTTCAGTGTAAATTGCAGTATTCGTCAGTGCATGaaagtatatatttttaaaaactaaTGTTTTATATCAAATAATTAGGAACTGGTAAGACATTAATAGCTAGAGCACTGGCAAACGAGTGTAGTCAAGGCAGTAGAAAAATGGCATTCTTTATGAGGAAAGGCGCAGATTGTCTATCTAAATGGGTTGGAGAATCGGAACGCCAATTACGTTTGTTATTTGAGCAGGCTCAACAAATGAAACCGTCCATAATATTTTTCGATGAAATAGATGGCCTTGCACCTGTTAGAAGTACGAAGCAGGATCAGATTCATGCTAGTATCGTGTCTACTCTTCTGGCACTTATGGATGGCCTCAGCGATAGAGGGGAGGTAAAATATTTTTCACTTTAGAACTTACTTGCAGAATATCaaattaatattgttaatataattggtcaaaattattctattttatgctAGGTTATAGTTATTGGAGCAACAAATAGAATAGATGCTATTGATCCAGCTTTGCGAAGACCCGGTCGTTTCGACCGTGAATTATTTTTCCCCTTACCTGCAATGAAAGAAAGActagaaattttaaaaattcatgTCAGCAAATGGAAGAATTCACCGTCAGAACAATTGTTAGAAATATTAGCTGAAAAAGCAACAGGTTACTGTGGATCAGACTTAAGGGCTCTATGCACTGAAGCAGTTTTGCAGGGATTAAGAAGAACATATCCCCAAATATATATGACAAGCAATCGATTACTGTTGGATCCTGAACGTGTCGAAGTACGTTTCTCTTAACGAACAGTAAATGGatcataaattaatataatactagagtatatatatttttacagGTAAAAAAGCGAGATTTCTTTCAAGCCAGTTCTATGCTTGTCCCATCATCGCAAAGAGTATCACCTTGTGCTCGAAGAAAATTGCAAGCATTTATGGAACCTCTTCTAGGACCACCGCTGGAAGAGTTAATAAGTTCCATAAAAGGAGTATTTCCTCAAGGAATTAATCCTGCTATGGCGAAGTAATAAAGTTTTATAATTGAAAGATTCAGAAGTTAAAagtgttatattataaatacgAAATTCTAAGTAAATCGAATGGATACCATTTTTACCATATTTCTTTATTCTATGACAGGATATTGTAAGGTGTgagattttataaaaaaaaagaaaaaaaacggtACATGTAACTTTCACTTGTCACAATAATCCAGTTTTTAACCAAATAGATTACATCATAACACTTTTTGTCTTACTGTATTCATTATTAATGGCGTATAAGTTCTGGTTTAATATAATCGAAGATATTTTTTCAGAGTTAAAATTACTAAAGGAATACATCGTCCGAGGTTACTAATTTCTGGAGGAAATCTGTCTGAAGGTCAAGGACCCCATTTAGCACAAGCGTTATTGTATCACATGGAACATCTACCCGTTCAAACATTAGACGTTAGCACCCTTTTTGCGGAGAGTGGACGATCTCCAGAAGAAACCTGTGTGCAAGTTCGTTATTAACAAGTTCTAAAAACAAACAGATACTACCCGAACGAAACACAATCTAAAATGTACACTGAATTTTCTAATCTAGGTATTTAATGAAGCTGCCAGGAATGTACCGTCCATAATTTATATTCGGTCAATTGATCAATGGTGGCCGCTTGTACCTGAAACTGTGAAAGCAGTTTTTTTGTGTCGTATCGCAGCACTCGATCCTTCATTGCCTATTCTAATTCTGGCTACGAGCGACACGACGTATCAAGACCTCCCTAACCAGTTACGAAGTCTCTTTAGCGAGCTTCGCGGGGAAGTTTATTCGATGAAAACACCAACGGCCGAGCAAAGATCGAAATTCTTCCGACCCATTTTTATGATTCAAAGTTTGAAATCGCCTAAAATAAAGGATGATAAAATCGAAATTTTGGAAGAACTTCCTTTAGCACCGGACCCCATACCAAAGAAATTAAcagaggaagagaggaagatGTTGTACGAAAAGGAAGAAGTTTCCTTGAGAGAACTAAGAATCTTTTTGAGAGAAATATGCGCGAAACTGGCAAGGAATCGAcagtaaatatatttatattattatttgctgGTTACTTATGTATTTTAGGACGTTTAAATGATACAAATTTCTTCTGTTACAGATTTTTCATGTTCACAAAACCGGTGGATACAGAAGAAGTACCGGATTACAACATGATTATAAAACAGCCAATGGATTTGGAAACCATGATGACAAAGATCGATATGCACTGCTATCTTTGCGCCAGGGATTTCCTTGACGACATCGATCTAATTTGCAGAAATGCATTAGAATATAATCCCGATAGGTTCGTAGATTCATTGTGTATGAATTACGTTATTAAATCCGTTATTTAAATTTATCTGAGAGTCATCAGTAAACAGGTTTATTCTAAAGACACTAGAAAATACTAGTTTCGTTTGCTCACggtttgtattatattatatgctaTAACGAGtcgatttaattttctgatcgAAAATACATCGTCCCTCGATAGTTTTGTTGCACTTTATTtgctattatttatatttatcaatgtTGTCACTTGATTTCTTCGCTATTAACTAATTATTCATATaacttatataaatataaataatggaATTAAAGTTCATACTGACATTCATATTGTGTGTTTTCTTATCAGCTTACGTGATAGGCCTTCGCTTGGAATATTGAAGAGGTAGTCCAGACTTTCCTGTTTATccgttgctgttgttgctctgtAGTTAAGTGGTCTTCAATTTCTTATACATGGAACACATCGAGAACAAACGTGGATACATATACGTACAAATAATAAGAATCGTTCATATAAACATGTATTCTATTTTGGGCTTTTTGCTAAGGATTGATATTCATCAATATCTTAGGACACGCTTAGTTTATGTGAACGTTTTCTTATTATTTTCATGAATCCAGTGCGGTTAGCGTTATATTTACATGTTACGAAATACACTTTGTACATGTATCTATCTAATATTGAAGACCACTGAAGTTAGTTAATACAGCTTCTCAATCATTATCATTCCTTAATTATTTTTtggatatatttattttgttttttcaCAGAGATCCGGCCGACAAATTGATAAGACATCGCGCGTGTTCGCTTCGCGACAATGCGTACGCGTTGATAAAGGCAGAATTGGATTCTGATTTCGAAGATAAGTGCCGTGAGATCTCGAAAAATCGTAAGATCGTCGAAAACAAAAGTAGTCATAACGCTGAAAATAAAATCCAGTCTAAATCAACCCTAGAGCAACCCGAGTCTACAACCGAACGAAGTGATAAAAAAGATACTGGAAGTCCTAGTCATGCTCTTGTTGTGAACGGGAAGAGATATAGTAATTCTAGAAAACGTAGAATACCTGCCTGGGCCAGGGGTTTCGTGAAAAAGGTCCACAAGAAGAAAAAGATTGCATTTGACGACAGCGTTACCACTTTCGACAGCAAAGTCTGTTTGACTAATGAAACCACCAGCATTGATTTAGAAAAATTCCAAGAGTTCGAAACCGAGGCGAACAGTGTTTTGAACGGACATGTACCGTTGTTCAATAATTCTGACACTGAGAATGACTCGCAAAATGAAAATTCGAAAGACGCGCAAACAGCGCAAACCAATTGTGTCACCGAACAACGGATCGACGAACTTGAGAATATCCATATATGTTTTGTAGAagaaaaaaatgagaaaaacgCGGAGAATGCTGGATCTAATTCCTCGTCTAGACGAGAGAGTATGGACGAGTTATCGTTTGCTATTGAGAGTGATTCTAGTCCAGCCAGATTCGAGGAAAACGAGAAGCTTATTGTAGATAAGAATGAGTTGGAAACCGCGTGGCAACACACTGTTGATGTTACGAAAGATTTCCCGGTCGAAGTGTTATGTGACATCTACGTGCAACTGAGCCGCTGTGTGGGAAAATATGCTCAGAGTTATGATAGAAAATCACTGCCAAAGGTAAATATAGTCTATTTCATTAAAACTTAatgtatttacaatatttatatatttactcgCGTAAATCAACATTCATTTGCGAGTCAAGGTTaaattattcaataatttcGACATAATTTCTCTATAATTTTGTGAAATgtaaattttaatttagaaCATAGTGTCTCGAACTATTAACTACTAACGGGTACACATTTACTGTCACCTGGAAGTAAAATCACACGTACATACAAATTACAATCATTTCCAAATTCATTTTTCATGatacttattttcttatttgtaGTATTTCTTTTAAAATGTTTGCACTGATTTATACAATCTATATTAGTAGATGATATTTAgtaaataatgtaacagtataaaatgttttataatttataacgtatacatatgtgtatatatatacatataggaTTTGCTCAAGGAGGTGAAACGGTTTGAAGAATTCAAGACAACGTACGAGAAAGGGCATCATGTCGCTAATCAGACAGAAATGCTATAAGTCATTTTGCTATCTTTAGTATCATTATAACAATACTTTTTTGTATATTTACACTGAACAAAGAATATCGATTATTCTTGTTGGAACACAAGATAACATGAAAAGGTATATTTTCTTGTTTTGATTTTCATAGTTGCTAATAATTGATAGAAGGAAGTAATTCTCATTATTGCATATATACTTATAAGTAAAATGAAACAACGTTACGGTATATTTAAACTTTGATATCTAAGGACATGATAAAATGTATCAATGCATTAAATTTACAAGAAAAAGGAGTATTATATGTCAAGCTAAAAGATCGAACCATTTGTCTCATCTTCTAAATAtgaaattacaaattattataactTTATTGGCTTTCACCATAGCTGATTTCAGACTATTTTTTAGTCAACGATGTTCATATTGAATGGACGTATATTAACGGTAATTTGTATATTGtttatttaattagaatatttgtagaaattgaaattaattataatgaaataagTTTCTTGTACTATAGAATACTGAACACTTTCATTTTTATGGAGGTCAGCTTTCGTAGGGTACTTGCGAATTATTTCCAAGTCAATACGAAAGGCTACACCATAAAGAAGTATACTGTTTCACAACAACAAAATATATTGCAATGATGGTTATACAAAGATGAtagtaatttaaaatataacGTGTACTTAATTATACTTTTTATACAGGGTACTTCACGGTACATTATATCAAATTATTTCGCTGTATATTCATGTGGTAGCATTCGATTGATCGATACGCATAACGTATGAAATGCATTAACGTTTCATCATATGCACCAGTTGTTACTTTGGATTATTACAGTCTTTTAGATGAACATAGACATATATGTTGAATATAGACATATCCTGATGCATAAGTTCAAATACGCATGTATAAATTTATGTTATTCCAGTTGACGAAGTCATACTATTTTAGAAAATCTTACAAATCAATAATTAAAATGAGAAATACCTTGATAATTTCTGCAAAATAATCCTACTATAACAGATATTTCTGTACTGTAGTGTCAATAATATTACTTTATGTATTggtaaatttataaaaaaaaaaaacttacaCATTGATTATATATGTAAATACATTCCAAATCATATAATCATTGTTAAATACCGCATGTTATGAATTTCGGCAGTgtacataatttattattaaaaataatttattgtagTATTGCGTTTGTTATAATTATCATCTCGATTTCTAGTTGTTATTCGGCAGTGAAATTCATTGAGTATTTAAATCTCATATCTGCCCAGGTGAATCGACATTCTAGCctttatttaaattgttcaaataGAATGACAGGTATTGAGAATGCAACGTACCTAGAACTTAAAATAACATTTAATTTAATGATTCCTACGTGAATGTGtataaaaattgatatttaatATTACTTTTATATACACCAATCGAACGAATCATTACAATGTTATTTCTTATTAGCGTCTGTTATTTAGATTAGTACATTTAATTGATTCATATTAGAACAAGCAATTAAATTAAAGTTAGGCGATGAATTGAGTTTAGTTATGGTAATTAAGATACAATCGAGAAATATAATTCATCATGTTCTTTCACTTTATTTTGACCAAAGTTGTAAGCCATACTAAACAAACTAAATACAAATAAGTTTTCATTCTACCATTATTAAAGAAGTGGGACAGAATTGAAAGCTTTACTATAAATGTGAAATACCTCGGTAAACATCTTAAAGATACGCGAAGGAACGTTTATCTGTAtaaatattagtaaatattttaatgtaaaattTACATTCTACATTCATATTGCTGGTTGTGATTCATACTGTAACTGTGAAGAAGTAGTTACCAGATAATGTATGCGTGATGGACAAACTTTAATCGGTTCGACTGGAAGCAATGTGGTTCTTCCTGTTATAATAATTAACTACATACATAGTGTTCATTTATGCACAAATTGTACATGTTAATACATTTCTTCAtgcaattttaattatttagtaGATAAAACTAAAGCCAATAGGTAGTCAGACTTCTTTTTAACGAATATTCTGAAATTCCTAAAAGGATACTATGTGATCGATAACAAATACCTGTCTTAGGAATGTAATATGCCATTGATAGTATAAAACTATAATAGAACACAGTCAAAAAAGTAATGTCGActagtttttcattttattacttTTCCATTAATTAAAGATTTCAAACGCGTATACTGAAtagttgaaatattgaaatatcatGACTACATCTCATTCAATCAGAACTTAAAATTGATTAGAGGATAGAAATGAAGAAGACTGAACTTTAGAAATGCTCACTATGTagtatttattcttttttttgtatATTATGTTTTCCCGTTTAGAATGGAATTAACGTGTAATTTTCGATAATGTAAATAACAAAATTCGAGATaatgtaattttatataattgtaaCATTATGAATAC from Megalopta genalis isolate 19385.01 chromosome 16, iyMegGena1_principal, whole genome shotgun sequence encodes the following:
- the LOC117221173 gene encoding ATPase family AAA domain-containing protein 2 isoform X2, whose protein sequence is MSDDDAALDSMDTEEDIFIPRSRNLGSNARRVKSLRTLRSHSNTNSHISMNNLSVRRSTRNRMQTYDNLNTSWILGTQTLKGYPMFQQHGSSSDKEMVDEVPERKRDLRERMPLRSRENHPPNKNSSRHMRERGEHDRQNSRERRSRVDRELREKTEQEKDVRDLKDRQERDRTEREHKDKMGTRSKPNEEKDVRTRKSDSPCRLREGPVTRLGGNLIEKDVKPKVEQDEGDEDSSQESEKAENNDNSENEDGYEDMYTRIKRTRRTTQQQLPRGKKLTVVDSDLSESSDSPGPRKYSLRQKKPTVDRFQANVEPVRRSIKALRSVLSNSMRRRKHRSKSTSSSDSSDSEPQRYDKKKSKKARQSAIPQGGPPDRKADINPITLDTNIRFNDVGGLESHIHCLKEMVVFPMMYPDVFERYHITPPKGVLFHGPPGTGKTLIARALANECSQGSRKMAFFMRKGADCLSKWVGESERQLRLLFEQAQQMKPSIIFFDEIDGLAPVRSTKQDQIHASIVSTLLALMDGLSDRGEVIVIGATNRIDAIDPALRRPGRFDRELFFPLPAMKERLEILKIHVSKWKNSPSEQLLEILAEKATGYCGSDLRALCTEAVLQGLRRTYPQIYMTSNRLLLDPERVEVKKRDFFQASSMLVPSSQRVSPCARRKLQAFMEPLLGPPLEELISSIKGVFPQGINPAMAKVKITKGIHRPRLLISGGNLSEGQGPHLAQALLYHMEHLPVQTLDVSTLFAESGRSPEETCVQVFNEAARNVPSIIYIRSIDQWWPLVPETVKAVFLCRIAALDPSLPILILATSDTTYQDLPNQLRSLFSELRGEVYSMKTPTAEQRSKFFRPIFMIQSLKSPKIKDDKIEILEELPLAPDPIPKKLTEEERKMLYEKEEVSLRELRIFLREICAKLARNRQFFMFTKPVDTEEVPDYNMIIKQPMDLETMMTKIDMHCYLCARDFLDDIDLICRNALEYNPDSLRDRPSLGILKRDPADKLIRHRACSLRDNAYALIKAELDSDFEDKCREISKNRKIVENKSSHNAENKIQSKSTLEQPESTTERSDKKDTGSPSHALVVNGKRYSNSRKRRIPAWARGFVKKVHKKKKIAFDDSVTTFDSKVCLTNETTSIDLEKFQEFETEANSVLNGHVPLFNNSDTENDSQNENSKDAQTAQTNCVTEQRIDELENIHICFVEEKNEKNAENAGSNSSSRRESMDELSFAIESDSSPARFEENEKLIVDKNELETAWQHTVDVTKDFPVEVLCDIYVQLSRCVGKYAQSYDRKSLPKDLLKEVKRFEEFKTTYEKGHHVANQTEML